From the genome of Bactrocera oleae isolate idBacOlea1 chromosome 2, idBacOlea1, whole genome shotgun sequence, one region includes:
- the DPCoAC gene encoding mitochondrial coenzyme A transporter SLC25A42, translated as MSRLLEKPNIAMSIKSSSGSQLSSSAATAGNATALSVSASEVAVQSPTETITSPTAVISSSTNNNGTHTIFDEVFISLVSGSAAGALAKTTIAPLDRTKINFQISKNVPYSFKAAITFLKNTYEKEGILALWRGNSATMARIVPYAAIQFTAHEQWRKILQVDKDGSDTKGRRFIAGSLAGITSQSLTYPLDLARARMAVTDKYTGYRTLRQVFVKIWVEEGPRTLYRGYFATVLGVIPYAGVSFFTYGTLKREYYEVTGNAKPNTLVTLAFGAVAGAAGQTSSYPLDIVRRRMQTMGVNKGANNQYRTIYSTLKKIYKEEGIKNGFYKGLSMNWIKGPIAVGISFSAYDLIKELLRELFHLKRGRYDA; from the exons ATGAGCCGTCTTCTCGAGAAGCCCAACATAGCGATGTCCATTAAGTCGTCGTCAGGTAGTCAATTGTCCTCAAGTGCTGCAACCGCCGGTAATGCAACCGCATTAAGTGTTAGCGCCAGTGAAGTAGCAGTGCAAAGTCCAACGGAAACGATCACAAGTCCAACCGCAGTCATCAGTTCGAGTACAAATAATAACG GAACTCACACAATTTTCGATGAAGTCTTTATAAGTTTAGTGTCCGGTTCAGCGGCTGGAGCTTTGGCGAAAACCACTATTGCTCCTCTGGATCGCacaaaaatcaattttcaaataag TAAAAACGTTCCCTACTCATTTAAAGCGGCGATCACTTTTCTTAAGAATACCTACGAAAAGGAGGGTATTTTGGCGTTATGGCGCGGCAATTCGGCGACCATGGCGCGTATTGTGCCTTATGCAGCCATACAATTCACGGCGCACGAGCAGTGGCGAAAGATTCTGCAAGTCGATAAGGATGGTAGCGA CACGAAAGGGAGACGTTTTATAGCCGGATCATTGGCTGGCATAACCTCACAGTCTCTGACTTACCCGCTGGATTTGGCACGTGCCCGAATGGCCGTAACGGACAAATACACCGGATACAG AACGCTACgtcaagtttttgtaaaaatttgggTCGAAGAAGGACCGCGCACACTTTATCGTGGCTATTTCGCGACCGTTTTGGGCGTGATACCTTACGCCGGTGTTTCTTTCTTTACCTATGGCACACTCAAACGTGAATATTATG AGGTGACGGGAAACGCGAAACCGAACACTCTAGTCACACTTGCATTTGGCGCTGTAGCCGGCGCAGCAGGTCAAACATCCAGTTACCCACTGGACATAGTGCGTCGGCGTATGCAAACAATGGGCGTCAATAAAGGCGCCAACAATCAATATCGCACCATATACTCAACCTTGAAGAAAATTTATAA AGAGGAAGGTATAAAAAATGGCTTCTACAAAGGGTTGAGCATGAACTGGATCAAGGGCCCGATCGCGGTTGGCATCAGCTTTTCTGCCTACGATTTAATTAAGGAGCTGCTTAGAGAATTATTCCATTTGAAACGCGGTCGATACGATGCgtaa